The following coding sequences lie in one Pseudarthrobacter phenanthrenivorans Sphe3 genomic window:
- a CDS encoding YesL family protein, protein MLPGTFSARAYSFFDTLLWIACLNLLWIAFTTLGAGVLGAGPATAAAHLAVRKRVRGDAAPLVRSFASQYFSNFGRANLLALPVMAAAVALAMNWNYFARSAGLFSQFMAAGVLVAAILLAGAACYLFPMYARYHLPLPQYLLQASRFAFRHLAGTVILLFVSASALYASSAVPGLIPFFSIGAWLFLTGWLCDKFFTANDESVAMAGGRAGEGLLPVASVA, encoded by the coding sequence ATGCTGCCAGGAACATTCAGTGCCCGGGCCTACTCGTTCTTTGACACCCTCCTCTGGATCGCCTGCCTGAACCTGCTATGGATTGCCTTTACGACGCTGGGTGCGGGCGTCCTCGGTGCCGGCCCTGCCACGGCCGCCGCGCATCTGGCTGTCCGGAAGCGGGTGCGGGGTGACGCGGCCCCCCTCGTCCGGAGCTTCGCGTCCCAGTACTTCAGCAACTTTGGCCGCGCCAACCTGCTCGCACTGCCGGTGATGGCCGCGGCTGTGGCGCTGGCGATGAACTGGAATTATTTCGCCCGGTCCGCCGGCCTCTTCTCCCAGTTCATGGCCGCAGGCGTTTTGGTGGCAGCCATCCTGCTGGCCGGGGCGGCCTGCTACCTCTTCCCAATGTATGCCCGGTACCACCTGCCCCTGCCGCAGTATCTGCTCCAGGCGTCCCGCTTTGCCTTCCGCCACCTGGCCGGAACGGTCATCCTCCTGTTCGTCTCGGCATCGGCGCTCTATGCCAGCAGCGCAGTGCCCGGCCTGATCCCCTTTTTCAGCATCGGCGCGTGGCTGTTCCTGACCGGATGGCTGTGCGACAAGTTCTTCACCGCCAATGACGAGTCTGTGGCCATGGCCGGCGGCCGGGCGGGGGAGGGCTTGCTGCCCGTGGCCTCCGTGGCCTGA
- a CDS encoding Gfo/Idh/MocA family protein — protein sequence MGTPTGTRPHASADRPGATARPDAPGSGGGAPPRVALVGVHGFGTHHLRNLERLQSAGAVELVAVADPQPPAPGSVPPSAAVYPGLDELLAATQGLDVVIVATPIQTHAPLALTALATGADLYLEKPPVASLADFNRLCDAAAESGRGVQIGFQSLGSHALQAIEDLLAAGTIGTLQGISATGRWVRDRAYYKRSRWAGKRSIGGVDVVDGVATNPLAHAVATALRIAGARTIGDVASVETELYRANDIESDDTSVIRIRTASGLPITCALTICAAESVEPCVTLQGSAGTAVFHYTEDRLTVITKSGTSEVTYRRDDLTENLLAHRANGVPLISPLLDSGAFMLVLEAVRTAPLPAAIDAAHVRWEGDGEAAHAVVLGIEDALERAGRQHATFSELGLPWATSAPYALSLPAS from the coding sequence ATGGGAACGCCCACCGGCACCCGCCCCCACGCTTCCGCGGACCGTCCTGGGGCAACCGCACGTCCCGATGCCCCCGGCTCCGGAGGCGGCGCACCCCCGCGCGTTGCGCTGGTAGGCGTGCACGGCTTCGGCACCCACCACCTCCGCAACCTCGAGCGCCTCCAGTCCGCTGGCGCCGTCGAGCTGGTGGCCGTAGCGGATCCGCAGCCCCCGGCACCTGGGTCCGTACCGCCGTCGGCCGCGGTGTATCCCGGGCTTGACGAACTGCTCGCCGCCACCCAGGGGCTGGACGTGGTGATTGTCGCAACCCCCATCCAGACCCATGCCCCGCTTGCGCTTACGGCGCTGGCTACAGGTGCGGACCTCTACCTGGAGAAGCCTCCGGTGGCCTCGCTGGCGGATTTCAACCGGCTCTGCGACGCCGCGGCAGAATCGGGCCGCGGAGTCCAGATCGGTTTCCAGAGCCTCGGTTCCCATGCCCTGCAGGCCATCGAGGACCTGCTGGCCGCGGGCACTATCGGCACGTTGCAGGGCATTTCGGCCACCGGCCGCTGGGTCCGTGACCGCGCCTACTACAAGCGCTCACGCTGGGCCGGAAAGCGCAGCATCGGCGGCGTGGACGTGGTGGACGGAGTGGCCACCAATCCCCTGGCACATGCCGTGGCAACAGCGCTGAGGATTGCCGGAGCCAGGACCATCGGGGACGTGGCCTCAGTGGAGACAGAACTGTACCGGGCCAACGACATCGAATCCGATGACACGTCCGTGATCCGCATCCGCACTGCCTCCGGCCTGCCAATCACCTGCGCCCTGACCATCTGCGCGGCAGAGTCGGTGGAGCCCTGCGTGACGCTCCAGGGGTCAGCGGGAACGGCCGTTTTCCACTACACCGAGGACCGGCTCACCGTCATCACGAAGTCAGGCACCTCCGAGGTGACCTACCGCCGCGACGATCTCACCGAGAACCTGCTGGCGCACCGGGCCAACGGCGTTCCGCTGATCAGCCCGCTCCTGGACAGCGGGGCCTTCATGCTGGTCCTGGAAGCAGTGCGGACCGCTCCGCTGCCCGCCGCCATCGACGCTGCCCACGTCCGGTGGGAGGGAGACGGGGAAGCAGCCCACGCCGTCGTCCTTGGCATTGAGGATGCGCTGGAACGCGCCGGCCGGCAGCACGCAACGTTCAGCGAACTCGGCCTGCCCTGGGCGACGTCCGCACCGTACGCCCTGAGCCTTCCGGCGTCCTGA
- a CDS encoding family 78 glycoside hydrolase catalytic domain yields MAGQRAEAPAIRTLPGALPGQLHAVGLLTEGLGECFTASARPAFSWQLAQPQDADPGRAVQTGYEIAVEDTRGTKFWSSGPVSSPAQRGVAYDGQALDDDTDYAWRVRVRDAAGNFGEWSEAKPFSTGLSDASWQADWIRRAPGGRAPLEVLEGALRVAGSPFLPVPCRPLRSFRLEARLRPVMGLAGLLLRSSGPGTGLLLELSAAGEVVLRHAPAWDIPALAVPDTAELARGRVDRLLEGRGAPLPGMDRMTSKDRTPGGWQDLAVTDNGHTITVSLDGVELLSVHLPAVPGAAGKLALHQGPRNQAEYASLRVSSEGEVLLDHRFDAGGDHARVCLAHWTSTTAHRQPDEWTLFRTTVQLTGTVRRARLFMAAHHHAQISLAGTHCLSTTSFGYPGEGYYDAADVTGLLAAHPPGSAVPLTALLHWYGPGQGRAAALPGLLVSLRVQYIDGRREVFGSGPEWSAGEAPYRQSGYRNDEGDPVEHLDGHAASLAGVPSSPSADVPAAISYGSHPTPEFPALHPRRTVLAEEFVAPAAFLAADDGTMVADFGQVLPGRPEVHFQDGVPGRTLMIRAGYGLTPGGRVDTGKTASQNTDMSFPYTQAAGPQQFRANVHLGFRYLELPGVEAAELSRVGAVAVHGSHPDEGSFTSSDPVLDSVFKLLRDSALYGVQEQFVDTPTREKGQFLADAVNISYATMALFGEHAYTAQALQEFRWSALRYWASGEDKGRYNAVYPNGDGKRDIPDFSLMVPEWVEEYHLRTGDLDLVRELLPHLCNTADYALRYIPAEGPTAGLVTRLGGGSGPYLHGIVDWPEPGRFGYDMECAAKTTVNAQAYSALLSTARLCSLGGDEDAAIRYASSARRLSDAIRTALRVDGVMVDGLHPDGRPSPHASQHATSFPLSLGITDPEFAAADARRLAALGMKQGPMTVHRLVRALLSQGLTDAVLDLLTRADQPGWARLLDRGATFTWEAWDLLDGTDYSQSHAWSASVVKEILEHLLGVRYTSGGGADVLIVPPLCRLDHAGGSVPTVNGHVAANWRREGGLIQLECTIPPGVTATVRLPAGSYTVGSRGNGATAEAAVAPFVPQSAGTARTNPGGSPATGREPVDFRIHPGTWTFTPSADGL; encoded by the coding sequence ATGGCCGGCCAGCGGGCAGAGGCGCCGGCCATCAGGACGCTGCCGGGCGCTCTTCCGGGGCAGCTCCACGCCGTCGGCCTCCTCACCGAGGGCCTCGGCGAGTGCTTCACAGCTTCGGCCCGCCCCGCCTTCAGCTGGCAGCTGGCCCAGCCGCAGGACGCCGACCCGGGGCGTGCTGTCCAGACCGGCTACGAGATCGCCGTGGAGGACACGCGCGGGACCAAGTTCTGGAGCTCTGGCCCTGTTTCCTCCCCCGCCCAGCGGGGCGTCGCTTACGATGGCCAGGCGCTCGACGACGACACAGACTATGCGTGGCGCGTGCGGGTCCGGGATGCGGCCGGGAATTTCGGGGAATGGTCCGAGGCCAAGCCGTTCAGCACGGGACTTTCGGACGCGTCCTGGCAGGCGGACTGGATCCGTCGTGCGCCCGGGGGCCGCGCACCCCTTGAGGTCCTGGAAGGTGCACTGCGGGTAGCTGGTTCCCCTTTCCTGCCGGTTCCGTGCCGGCCCCTGCGCAGCTTCCGCCTTGAAGCCCGGCTCCGGCCGGTCATGGGCCTGGCCGGACTGCTTCTTCGGAGCAGCGGCCCTGGAACCGGCCTGCTGCTGGAACTTAGCGCCGCCGGGGAAGTGGTTCTCCGCCACGCGCCGGCTTGGGACATCCCTGCCTTGGCTGTCCCGGACACCGCGGAACTGGCGCGGGGCCGGGTGGACCGGCTCCTGGAGGGCCGCGGGGCACCGCTGCCCGGCATGGATCGAATGACCAGCAAAGACCGAACGCCCGGCGGCTGGCAGGACCTTGCCGTAACCGATAACGGGCACACCATCACCGTTTCCCTGGATGGCGTGGAACTGCTGTCGGTGCACCTGCCTGCCGTGCCCGGAGCCGCCGGAAAACTGGCCCTGCACCAAGGACCGCGGAACCAGGCTGAATACGCGTCACTACGCGTCAGCAGCGAGGGCGAAGTCCTCCTTGACCACCGGTTCGACGCCGGCGGGGACCACGCCCGGGTGTGTCTGGCGCACTGGACTTCCACCACGGCGCATCGGCAGCCGGATGAGTGGACACTGTTCCGCACCACCGTGCAGCTCACCGGAACAGTCCGCCGTGCACGGCTGTTCATGGCCGCGCATCATCATGCCCAAATTTCCCTGGCCGGTACGCACTGCCTCAGCACCACCTCCTTCGGGTATCCGGGCGAAGGGTATTACGATGCCGCGGACGTCACCGGCCTGCTTGCCGCACATCCGCCAGGTTCGGCGGTTCCGCTCACGGCGCTGCTGCACTGGTACGGTCCGGGCCAGGGCCGGGCTGCGGCCCTGCCGGGCCTCCTGGTCAGCCTCAGGGTGCAGTACATCGACGGACGACGCGAGGTTTTTGGTTCGGGACCGGAATGGTCCGCGGGCGAAGCCCCGTACCGCCAGTCCGGCTACCGGAACGACGAGGGCGATCCCGTGGAACACCTGGATGGGCACGCGGCGTCGTTGGCCGGCGTCCCGTCCTCCCCCAGTGCAGACGTGCCCGCCGCCATCAGCTACGGCAGTCACCCGACACCCGAGTTCCCGGCACTGCACCCGCGCCGCACCGTCCTTGCGGAGGAATTCGTGGCCCCCGCAGCGTTCCTGGCGGCTGATGACGGCACCATGGTGGCTGACTTCGGCCAGGTCCTGCCCGGCCGTCCCGAGGTGCATTTCCAGGATGGCGTCCCGGGCCGCACCCTGATGATCCGGGCCGGCTATGGCCTTACCCCGGGCGGGCGCGTGGACACCGGGAAGACGGCAAGCCAGAACACGGACATGTCCTTCCCCTACACCCAGGCCGCGGGCCCGCAGCAGTTCCGGGCCAACGTGCATCTGGGCTTCCGCTATCTTGAACTTCCTGGGGTGGAGGCCGCTGAACTGTCCCGGGTGGGAGCCGTGGCAGTCCACGGCTCCCACCCGGACGAAGGAAGCTTCACCAGCTCGGACCCTGTTCTGGACTCGGTCTTCAAACTGCTGCGCGACTCGGCACTTTACGGCGTCCAGGAGCAGTTCGTGGACACTCCCACCCGGGAGAAGGGCCAGTTCCTGGCGGACGCTGTGAACATTTCGTATGCCACCATGGCCCTCTTCGGGGAGCATGCCTACACCGCGCAGGCCCTGCAGGAATTCCGCTGGTCCGCGCTCCGGTACTGGGCATCCGGGGAGGACAAGGGCCGCTACAACGCCGTGTACCCCAACGGCGACGGGAAGCGTGACATCCCGGATTTCTCGCTCATGGTGCCCGAATGGGTTGAGGAGTACCACCTGCGCACCGGGGATCTGGACCTGGTCCGGGAACTGCTGCCGCACCTGTGCAACACCGCGGACTATGCGCTGCGATACATTCCGGCGGAGGGTCCGACGGCGGGCCTGGTCACCCGGCTGGGCGGCGGCTCCGGCCCCTATCTGCACGGCATCGTGGACTGGCCCGAGCCTGGCCGGTTCGGTTACGACATGGAGTGCGCGGCCAAGACCACCGTCAACGCCCAGGCCTATTCAGCGCTGCTGTCCACCGCCAGGCTTTGCAGCCTTGGCGGCGATGAGGACGCAGCCATCCGCTATGCCTCATCCGCCCGCCGCTTGTCGGACGCAATCCGTACAGCGCTGCGGGTGGACGGTGTGATGGTGGATGGCCTGCACCCGGACGGCAGGCCCAGTCCGCACGCGTCCCAGCATGCCACGTCCTTCCCGCTGTCCCTGGGCATCACCGATCCGGAATTCGCGGCAGCCGATGCCCGGCGCCTTGCTGCACTGGGCATGAAGCAGGGACCCATGACGGTCCACCGCCTGGTCCGTGCGCTCCTGTCCCAGGGGCTGACGGACGCGGTGCTGGACCTCCTGACCCGGGCGGACCAGCCCGGCTGGGCGCGGCTCCTGGACCGCGGCGCCACGTTCACCTGGGAGGCCTGGGACCTGCTGGATGGCACAGACTACAGCCAGTCCCATGCGTGGTCAGCCTCGGTGGTCAAGGAGATCCTGGAACACCTGCTCGGCGTCCGGTACACCTCTGGCGGAGGCGCGGACGTGCTGATTGTGCCTCCGCTGTGCCGGCTGGACCACGCGGGCGGATCGGTACCCACGGTCAACGGCCACGTGGCGGCCAACTGGAGACGCGAAGGCGGGCTCATCCAGTTGGAGTGCACCATACCCCCTGGCGTCACCGCGACTGTCCGGCTTCCCGCCGGCAGCTACACGGTCGGTTCCAGGGGCAACGGCGCGACGGCGGAGGCCGCCGTCGCGCCCTTCGTTCCGCAAAGTGCCGGCACAGCCCGGACGAATCCCGGCGGCAGCCCCGCAACAGGCCGGGAACCAGTGGACTTCCGCATCCACCCCGGCACGTGGACCTTCACGCCCAGCGCGGACGGCCTGTAA
- a CDS encoding MFS transporter, producing MSSDRQRSEQSVHTPQNQPRWYQPLTQRNYRLFLALVFTGGVGVWMQRLAQDWLVLELTGSPAAVGVAVALQFLPMLIVGPLSGLLVDMFPKRRIMLACQAVIAILALGLAAWAASGTITVWAVYASCAALGVTSAINQPASQVFVNEVVGDAALRPAIGLNNAVGQLGAMAGPALGGVVIAQAGSAAAFAANSLLCVLVLGLIAAIRPAELHPSTPAVRGRGQLLAGFRYVRERPPLLLVIALAGLLGMFGMNGPVVLAAFAERVWHNGVEGFGLFNTVSALGALAGALLAARLRSLGRKGIVLAAGLFGLSQLVAALMPTIVLFTVMLVVVGVMTLLFLTSAATAVQLEADPEIRGRVMALYLPLLLGGHAMGGLLAGWLTEQLGVRAGLVITGGLGMLSALVIGLLLWRHGRSQAARPAGPS from the coding sequence GTGTCTTCCGACCGCCAGCGTTCCGAACAGTCCGTCCATACTCCGCAGAACCAGCCGCGTTGGTACCAGCCGCTGACGCAGCGGAATTACCGGCTCTTCCTTGCCCTGGTGTTTACCGGGGGTGTGGGCGTGTGGATGCAGCGGCTCGCCCAGGACTGGCTGGTGCTGGAGTTGACCGGCAGTCCGGCCGCCGTGGGGGTGGCCGTTGCCCTTCAGTTCCTTCCCATGCTGATTGTGGGCCCGCTGAGCGGCCTGCTGGTGGACATGTTTCCCAAGCGGCGCATCATGCTGGCCTGCCAGGCCGTCATCGCCATCCTGGCCCTGGGCCTGGCGGCATGGGCGGCGAGCGGGACCATCACCGTCTGGGCCGTTTACGCCAGTTGCGCTGCGCTCGGCGTGACGTCGGCCATCAACCAGCCTGCAAGCCAGGTATTCGTTAACGAGGTGGTAGGCGACGCCGCCCTGCGGCCCGCCATTGGCCTCAACAACGCCGTCGGCCAGCTGGGCGCCATGGCGGGGCCGGCACTGGGAGGAGTAGTCATTGCCCAGGCAGGATCAGCCGCGGCATTCGCGGCAAACTCGCTGCTGTGCGTGCTGGTCCTCGGCCTGATTGCGGCCATCCGTCCCGCCGAGCTGCATCCAAGCACCCCGGCGGTTCGCGGGCGGGGCCAGTTGCTGGCCGGTTTCCGATACGTCCGGGAACGTCCCCCGCTGCTGCTGGTCATTGCCCTGGCGGGGCTCCTGGGTATGTTCGGGATGAACGGACCGGTGGTGCTGGCTGCCTTTGCGGAACGGGTGTGGCACAACGGTGTTGAGGGTTTCGGGCTGTTCAACACCGTGAGCGCCCTGGGTGCATTGGCCGGAGCGCTGCTGGCTGCCCGCCTGCGGTCCCTGGGCCGGAAGGGGATTGTGCTTGCGGCCGGTCTTTTCGGGCTGTCCCAGCTGGTGGCGGCGCTGATGCCCACGATCGTTCTGTTCACTGTGATGCTGGTGGTGGTGGGGGTGATGACCCTGCTGTTCCTGACCAGCGCGGCCACCGCCGTCCAGCTTGAGGCCGACCCCGAGATCCGGGGCCGAGTCATGGCGCTCTATCTTCCCCTCCTCCTTGGCGGCCACGCGATGGGCGGCCTGCTGGCGGGATGGCTCACGGAGCAGCTCGGCGTCCGCGCCGGGCTGGTGATTACCGGCGGGCTGGGGATGCTCTCCGCTTTGGTCATTGGCCTGCTCCTGTGGCGGCATGGCCGGAGCCAGGCAGCCCGGCCGGCCGGCCCCTCCTGA
- a CDS encoding carbohydrate ABC transporter permease, translating to MTQSPTLSRRSSQTASPLPRKSRRRGADARAGYTFLLPWLLGFIALTVGPMVSSLYLSFTNYNLFEPPKWIGLDNYTSLFQDERFLQSVGVTVSYVVFGTPLKLAAALAVAMLLNSKRRGQGFYRSAFYAPSLIGASVSIAIVWKAMFGDSGPVDQGLSFFGINLGGWVGNPTMTMPMFILLTVWQFGAPMVIFLAGLKQIPNDLYEAASMDGAGPVRKFFNITWPMLSPVIFFNLLMETIHAFQIFASAYIISNGDGGPAGSTLFYTLYLYLRGFSDFRMGYASAMAWLLVIVVGIITLIFFRTSKSWVHYSGDAK from the coding sequence GTGACTCAAAGCCCAACACTGAGCAGGCGTTCGTCGCAGACCGCCTCCCCGCTGCCGCGCAAGTCGCGGCGGCGGGGGGCGGATGCCCGCGCCGGTTATACCTTCCTGTTGCCCTGGCTGCTGGGATTCATCGCCCTCACCGTTGGGCCGATGGTCTCCTCGCTGTACCTCTCCTTCACCAACTACAACCTGTTCGAGCCGCCTAAATGGATCGGCCTCGACAACTACACCAGCCTCTTCCAGGATGAAAGGTTCCTGCAGTCGGTAGGTGTGACAGTGAGCTACGTTGTGTTCGGTACCCCGCTAAAGCTCGCTGCCGCACTGGCGGTGGCCATGCTGCTGAACAGCAAGCGCCGCGGCCAGGGTTTCTACCGCTCGGCGTTTTACGCCCCCTCCCTGATCGGCGCCTCCGTGTCCATCGCGATCGTCTGGAAGGCCATGTTCGGCGATTCCGGACCGGTGGACCAGGGCCTGTCCTTCTTCGGGATCAATCTCGGCGGCTGGGTGGGCAACCCCACCATGACCATGCCGATGTTCATCCTCTTGACCGTGTGGCAGTTCGGCGCCCCGATGGTGATCTTCCTGGCCGGCCTCAAGCAGATCCCGAACGACCTCTACGAGGCGGCATCCATGGACGGCGCCGGACCGGTCCGGAAGTTCTTCAACATCACCTGGCCCATGCTCTCCCCGGTGATCTTCTTCAACCTGCTGATGGAAACCATCCACGCGTTCCAGATCTTCGCCTCGGCGTACATCATCTCCAACGGTGACGGCGGCCCGGCCGGCTCCACCCTCTTCTACACCCTCTACCTCTACCTGCGGGGCTTCAGTGACTTCCGGATGGGTTACGCCTCGGCCATGGCATGGCTGCTCGTAATCGTCGTCGGCATCATTACCCTGATCTTCTTCCGCACGTCCAAGTCCTGGGTCCACTACAGCGGTGATGCGAAATGA
- a CDS encoding ABC transporter substrate-binding protein codes for MINRRHFLTTVAVGTASAAALAACGTGSSSSGETGSADNPVTINYTWWGNDDRAERTRKAIALFESKNPDIKVNGNFTDFPSYWQKRATEAAGGGLPDVMQWDLSYLRDYGQRNQLLDLGTVNINTDAFEKSLLPSGQIRGKTYGIPTSTNAFAVYYDPAKLASLGIAEPDGTWTYKEFNQFLTEVGSKSNGALFGSTDYTGVWWMFNIWLRQNNIQAFTEDGKLGFTKDDLKKWWNLTADLRGTPAIISEERVTQLKPKSPLGSNVTVSEVTWDNFMAGYLGDSGAKELKLVPVPSDDPDNLGLFLKPSMLMVASAKTKFKDAAARFIDFMVNDPEVGQIFKTSRGVPASKTQRDGTTFEGTDKLVVDYEKSIEQYLKDAPEPPIVGFGTLEASFGRIASELNYGKVDVNGATDAWFKEAEDLIKQNG; via the coding sequence GTGATCAACAGAAGGCATTTCCTCACCACCGTCGCCGTCGGCACCGCATCAGCCGCAGCGCTGGCGGCGTGCGGCACCGGGTCCAGCTCGTCTGGAGAGACCGGTTCCGCTGACAACCCCGTCACCATCAACTACACCTGGTGGGGCAACGACGACCGCGCCGAGCGCACCCGCAAGGCCATCGCGCTGTTCGAGTCCAAGAACCCGGATATCAAGGTCAACGGCAACTTCACAGATTTCCCCAGCTACTGGCAGAAGCGAGCCACCGAGGCTGCCGGCGGGGGCCTGCCGGACGTCATGCAGTGGGACCTCTCCTACCTGCGCGACTACGGCCAGCGCAACCAGCTCCTGGACCTGGGCACCGTGAACATCAACACCGATGCTTTCGAAAAGTCGCTCCTGCCGTCGGGCCAAATCCGGGGTAAGACCTACGGCATCCCCACCAGCACCAACGCCTTTGCCGTTTACTACGACCCCGCCAAGCTCGCCTCCCTCGGCATCGCAGAGCCGGATGGCACCTGGACCTACAAGGAATTCAACCAGTTCCTCACCGAGGTGGGCAGCAAGAGCAACGGTGCACTCTTCGGCTCCACGGACTACACCGGCGTCTGGTGGATGTTCAACATCTGGCTGCGCCAAAACAACATCCAGGCCTTCACCGAGGACGGCAAGCTCGGCTTCACCAAGGATGACCTGAAGAAGTGGTGGAACCTCACCGCAGACCTCCGGGGCACGCCTGCCATCATCTCCGAAGAGCGCGTGACCCAGCTCAAGCCCAAGTCGCCACTGGGCTCCAATGTGACCGTCTCCGAGGTTACCTGGGACAACTTCATGGCCGGATACCTCGGCGACAGCGGGGCCAAGGAACTCAAGCTGGTTCCGGTTCCCTCCGACGACCCGGACAACCTGGGCTTGTTCCTGAAGCCGTCCATGCTGATGGTGGCCAGTGCGAAGACCAAGTTCAAGGATGCTGCCGCCCGGTTCATCGACTTCATGGTCAACGACCCCGAGGTGGGCCAGATCTTCAAGACCTCCCGCGGTGTCCCGGCTTCCAAGACACAACGTGACGGCACCACCTTCGAAGGCACCGACAAGCTGGTTGTGGATTACGAGAAGTCCATCGAGCAGTACCTGAAGGACGCTCCTGAGCCGCCCATCGTGGGCTTCGGCACCCTGGAAGCATCGTTTGGCCGGATCGCCTCGGAATTGAACTACGGGAAGGTGGACGTCAACGGTGCCACCGATGCCTGGTTCAAGGAAGCCGAAGACCTCATCAAGCAGAACGGCTGA
- a CDS encoding beta-galactosidase: MTQQANPRPASVWNNVEGIAFGGDYNPEQWPVSVRLEDLELMQEAGVNFLSVGIFSWALLEPAEGHYDFGWLDEVMDNLHGIGVKVALATATAAPPAWLVRKHPEILPVTADGTVLGPGSRRHYTPSSAVYRRYAAGITRVLAERYKNHPALALWHVDNELGCHVSEFYGEEDAAAFRAWLGRRYGSIEALNAAWGTAFWSQNYGSFDEILPPGVAPSTLNPGQQLDFQRFNSWALMDYYRELAAVLREVTPGVPCTTNLMASSATKSMDYFSWAGDLDVIANDHYLVAADPERHIELAFSADLTRGIAGGDPWILMEHSTSAVNWQPRNQPKMPGEMMRNSLAHVARGADAVMFFQWRQSFAGSEKFHSAMVPHGGRETRVWREVVDLGAALKLLEPVRGSRVESRVAIVFDYEAWWASEIDSKPSIDVRYLDLLRAFHRSLFLRGVAVDIVHPSASLEGYHLVLVCTLYSVTDKAAASIAAAASAGATVLVSYFSGIVDEKDHVRLGGYPGAFRELLGVRVEEFHPLLAGSQLKLSDGTVSSIWSEHVHLEGAEAVQAFTEYPLEGVPSLTRHVVGSGAAWYLATFPDRDGIESIVDRLLAESGVAPIAVADHGVELTRRRSADGSSFLFAINHTRSDASVEVLGTDLLTGEQFSGSLPAGSVAVIAES; the protein is encoded by the coding sequence ATGACACAGCAGGCAAACCCAAGACCAGCCAGCGTATGGAACAACGTCGAGGGCATCGCCTTCGGCGGCGACTACAACCCTGAGCAGTGGCCCGTGAGCGTGAGGCTGGAAGACCTGGAGCTGATGCAGGAGGCGGGCGTAAACTTCCTGAGCGTCGGCATCTTTTCCTGGGCACTGCTGGAACCTGCCGAAGGACACTACGACTTCGGCTGGCTGGACGAGGTCATGGACAACCTCCACGGCATTGGAGTCAAGGTTGCGCTGGCCACCGCCACCGCCGCTCCCCCGGCCTGGCTGGTACGCAAGCATCCCGAGATCCTGCCCGTCACTGCTGACGGAACCGTGCTGGGACCGGGGTCGCGGCGGCACTACACGCCGTCGTCAGCCGTTTACCGGCGCTACGCCGCCGGCATTACACGGGTCCTTGCGGAACGGTACAAGAACCACCCCGCGCTGGCGCTGTGGCACGTGGACAACGAGCTGGGCTGCCACGTCTCCGAGTTCTACGGCGAGGAGGACGCGGCTGCATTCCGCGCCTGGCTGGGAAGGCGGTACGGAAGCATTGAGGCGCTTAACGCGGCCTGGGGGACGGCGTTCTGGTCCCAGAACTACGGCTCCTTCGACGAGATCCTCCCGCCGGGCGTCGCGCCGTCAACATTGAATCCAGGGCAGCAACTGGACTTCCAGCGGTTCAATTCCTGGGCACTGATGGACTACTACCGCGAACTGGCCGCGGTCCTGCGCGAAGTCACCCCCGGCGTACCCTGCACTACCAACCTGATGGCCTCAAGCGCCACCAAATCCATGGACTACTTCAGCTGGGCCGGGGACCTGGATGTCATCGCCAATGATCACTACCTCGTGGCGGCGGATCCCGAACGGCACATCGAACTCGCCTTCAGCGCGGACCTGACCCGTGGGATCGCCGGCGGTGACCCGTGGATCCTGATGGAACATTCGACGTCGGCCGTTAACTGGCAGCCACGCAACCAGCCCAAGATGCCCGGGGAAATGATGCGCAACTCGCTGGCGCACGTGGCGCGCGGCGCTGATGCAGTGATGTTCTTCCAGTGGCGGCAGAGCTTTGCGGGATCCGAGAAGTTCCACTCGGCCATGGTGCCGCACGGCGGACGTGAAACCCGCGTGTGGCGCGAAGTGGTGGACCTCGGTGCTGCCCTGAAGCTGTTGGAACCAGTTCGGGGTTCGCGGGTGGAATCCCGCGTTGCCATCGTGTTCGACTACGAGGCGTGGTGGGCCAGCGAAATCGACTCCAAGCCGAGCATCGACGTGAGGTACCTGGACCTGCTGCGGGCCTTCCACCGGTCCCTGTTCCTGCGGGGAGTTGCCGTGGACATAGTCCACCCGTCAGCTTCGCTGGAGGGCTACCACCTGGTCCTGGTTTGTACGTTGTACTCGGTGACCGACAAGGCAGCGGCCAGCATTGCGGCTGCTGCCTCCGCAGGCGCGACCGTTTTGGTCAGCTACTTCAGCGGGATTGTCGACGAAAAGGACCACGTGCGGCTGGGCGGGTACCCGGGGGCGTTCCGCGAACTCCTGGGCGTGCGGGTGGAGGAGTTCCACCCGCTGCTGGCCGGGTCGCAGCTCAAGCTGAGTGACGGCACTGTGTCCTCGATCTGGAGCGAGCATGTCCATCTTGAAGGGGCGGAGGCAGTCCAGGCCTTCACCGAGTATCCCCTGGAGGGTGTGCCCTCCTTGACCCGTCATGTTGTGGGTTCCGGGGCCGCTTGGTACCTGGCAACTTTCCCCGACCGTGACGGCATCGAGTCGATCGTGGACCGGCTCCTGGCCGAGTCGGGGGTTGCCCCCATTGCTGTCGCTGACCACGGCGTGGAACTGACCCGGCGGCGTTCAGCCGACGGCAGCAGTTTCCTGTTCGCCATCAACCACACCAGGTCTGACGCTTCCGTTGAAGTGCTTGGTACGGACCTGCTGACAGGCGAGCAGTTCTCCGGTTCGCTTCCCGCAGGAAGCGTTGCGGTGATCGCCGAAAGTTAG